One window of the Bombyx mori chromosome 20, ASM3026992v2 genome contains the following:
- the LOC101736231 gene encoding uncharacterized protein LOC101736231, translating into MGVWVQAGSTALICCVCVNMAAMFMWPSSTLTLFQCDNTPLHRPLTEAEANMLGSLSSLGALISTPFTGMMLDRLGRKNISLLIGVIGVISWSMISLSNRVEVVLVAIFLSGLSGSVFLVVPVYISEICQTSIRGTMTSCSMVFYGVGMLVSYLMGGYMNYYPMVYTCLTMAVVSTLFITVLKETPVCLMAKGLNEEAAKSLAFYRGLKPESKEVLEELNIIQRSLSPDLDCAEVTPEEQKLNPADRKHQKLSVIQFMNKSRSTRKALFVCVTILTLSIFQGSVVVQVYAGPLFSAAIPSVSSTLCSVVVAVVTVLTGLVSAYLTEVTGRRPLMIHSSTLSGLCCILLGTQIQLGWAPSWVTALFIFVFTATYSLGSGMVPYVLFAEVFLPEVKSFMSMLTVEWAWFCNYVILLIFNPLLKVVGLGPIFYIFAVICFVTSVFCMLEQPETKGLHCEDIQHLFDKKSSKARRIEGSA; encoded by the exons ATGGGTGTTTGGGTCCAGGCGGGCAGCACGGCGTTGA TATGCTGCGTCTGCGTAAACATGGCTGCGATGTTCATGTGGCCATCCTCTACGCTGACACTCTTCCAATGCGACAACACACCGCTGCATCGCCCCTTGACGGAGGCCGAGGCGAACATGCTAGGCAGCCTGTCCTCTCTGGGCGCTCTCATCAGCACGCCCTTCACTGGAATGATGCTCGACCGACTCGGTAGGAAGAACATATCCTTGCTCATAGGAGTTATAGGTGTG ATATCGTGGTCAATGATTTCCTTGTCCAACCGGGTAGAAGTGGTTCTGGTCGCCATTTTCTTGAGCGGCCTCAGCGGCTCCGTGTTCCTAGTAGTTCCAGTCTACATCTCTGAGATATGTCAGACATCGATTCGAGGGACGATGACCTCTTGCTCCATGGTGTTCTACGGCGTGGGCATGTTGGTCTCGTACCTGATGGGCGGCTACATGAACTACTACCCCATGGTGTACACGTGTCTGACCATGGCAGTAGTTAGTACACTCTTCATTACCGTCCTAAAGGAAACTCCGGTTTGTCTGATGGCTAAGGGATTAAACGAG GAAGCAGCCAAGTCGTTGGCGTTTTATAGAGGACTAAAACCAGAGTCTAAAGAAGTGTTGGAAGAGTTGAACATCATTCAGAGATCACTGTCTCCTGACTTGGACTGTGCAG AAGTGACTCCTGAGGAACAAAAACTGAATCCGGCCGACAGAAAACATCAAAAATTATCTGTGATACAGTTCATGA ACAAATCAAGATCTACGCGCAAAGCTCTGTTCGTCTGCGTCACGATATTGACACTGTCAATATTCCAAGGATCGGTGGTGGTACAAGTGTACGCGGGGCCCTTATTCTCTGCGGCGATCCCGTCCGTGTCGTCCACTCTGTGCAGCGTAGTGGTCGCCGTGGTCACAGTCCTCACCGGGCTGGTCTCCGCCTACTTGACTGAGGTCACCGGAAGACGA CCGCTGATGATCCACTCGTCCACACTGAGCGGGTTGTGCTGTATCCTCCTCGGTACTCAAATACAGCTGGGCTGGGCTCCGAGCTGGGTGACTGCCCTCTTCATCTTTGTCTTCACCGCGACGTACAGCCTCGGCTCCGGCATGGTGCCGTACGTGCTGTTTGCTGAAGTATTCTTGCCCGAG GTGAAGAGCTTCATGTCGATGCTGACGGTGGAATGGGCCTGGTTCTGCAACTACGTGATCCTGTTGATCTTCAACCCGCTGCTCAAGGTCGTCGGTCTGGGTCCGATTTTTTACATATTCGCGGTCATCTGCTTCGTGACCAGCGTGTTCTGTATGCTGGAGCAGCCGGAGACCAAGGGCCTCCATTGCGAAGACATTCAACACTTATTCGATAAGAAGAGCAGTAAGGCGCGTCGGATCGAGGGCTCTGCGTGA